One genomic region from Pseudodesulfovibrio sp. S3 encodes:
- a CDS encoding response regulator, whose protein sequence is MMKIRLLLVDDETDFLTAYSRRFERRNAEITIASSGQEAIDKIRDAEFDVVILDVMMPEMNGIETLRRIKAIAPDLPVIILTGHADSKTLIQGMDFGAFDFMLKPVGTDELYFKVLDAVRSRQRS, encoded by the coding sequence ATGATGAAAATACGTTTGTTGCTGGTTGATGATGAAACCGACTTTCTCACCGCCTATTCGCGCAGATTCGAGCGCAGAAATGCCGAAATAACCATCGCTTCAAGCGGTCAGGAGGCCATTGACAAAATTCGGGACGCCGAGTTCGACGTGGTCATTCTCGACGTCATGATGCCCGAGATGAACGGCATCGAGACCTTGAGGCGCATCAAGGCCATAGCCCCCGACCTTCCGGTCATCATCCTGACAGGACACGCCGATTCCAAGACGCTCATCCAGGGCATGGACTTCGGCGCCTTCGACTTCATGCTCAAGCCGGTGGGTACCGACGAATTGTATTTCAAGGTGCTGGATGCCGTCAGATCCAGGCAGCGGAGCTAG